One Neovison vison isolate M4711 chromosome 2, ASM_NN_V1, whole genome shotgun sequence genomic window carries:
- the PAQR7 gene encoding membrane progestin receptor alpha, producing MATMVAQKLSHLLPTLRQAHREPQPSGQPEPVFTVDRAEVPPLFWKPYIYVGYRPLHQTWRFYFRTLFQQHNEAVNVWTHLLAALVLLLRLAIFAGTVDFWGDPHALPLFIIILASFTYLSLSALAHLLQAKSEFWHYSFFFLDYVGVAVYQFGSALAHFYYTIEPAWHARVQAIFLPTAAFLAWLSCTGSCYNKYSQKPGLLGRTCQEVPSALAYALDISPVVHRILVSPDRTADDPALLYHKCQVVFFLLAAAFFSAFMPERWFPGSCHLFGQGHQLFHVFLVLCTLAQLEAVALDYEARRPIYEPLHTRWPHNFSGLFLLTVGSSVLTAFLLSQLVRRKLDRKTQ from the coding sequence ATGGCCACGATGGTGGCCCAGAAGCTCAGCCATCTCCTGCCCACTTTGCGGCAGGCCCACCGGGAGCCGCAGCCATCGGGGCAGCCAGAGCCCGTGTTCACGGTGGACCGAGCCGAGGTGCCGCCCCTCTTCTGGAAGCCGTACATCTACGTGGGCTACCGGCCGCTGCATCAGACATGGCGCTTCTACTTCCGCACGCTGTTCCAGCAGCACAATGAGGCGGTGAACGTCTGGACCCACCTGCTGGCGGCGCTAGTGCTGCTGCTGCGGCTGGCCATCTTTGCGGGGACCGTGGACTTCTGGGGAGACCCCCATGCCCTGCCCCTCTTCATCATTATCCTTGCCTCCTTCACCTATCTGTCCCTCAGCGCCTTGGCTCACCTCCTGCAGGCCAAGTCCGAGTTCTGGCACTACAGCTTCTTCTTCCTGGACTACGTGGGCGTGGCCGTGTACCAGTTCGGCAGCGCCCTGGCGCACTTCTACTACACCATCGAGCCTGCCTGGCATGCCCGGGTGCAGGCCATCTTCCTGCCCACGGCCGCCTTTCTCGCCTGGCTTTCTTGCACCGGCTCCTGCTACAACAAGTACAGCCAGAAGCCCGGCCTGCTGGGTCGCACCTGCCAGGAGGTGCCCTCGGCGCTGGCCTACGCGCTGGACATCAGCCCCGTGGTGCACCGCATCCTGGTGTCCCCCGACCGGACCGCAGATGACCCCGCTCTTCTCTACCACAAGTGCCAAGTGGTCTTCTTCCTGTTGGCCGCGGCTTTCTTCTCAGCCTTCATGCCGGAGCGCTGGTTTCCGGGCAGCTGCCACCTCTTCGGCCAAGGCCACCAGCTCTTCCACGTGTTCTTGGTGCTGTGCACGCTGGCTCAGCTGGAGGCTGTGGCCCTGGACTACGAGGCCCGGCGGCCCATCTATGAGCCTCTGCACACCCGCTGGCCCCACAACTTCTCTGGCCTCTTCCTGCTCACGGTGGGCAGCAGTGTGCTGACCGCCTTCCTCCTGAGCCAGCTGGTACGGCGCAAACTTGACCGGAAGACCcagtga
- the LOC122899597 gene encoding aurora kinase A and ninein-interacting protein isoform X2: MKPNTKMLTLFPGEKKAKISLTQRIPPTGIRQTSIASFLTLQPGKTNGGDQRSVSSHIESQINKESEKDAAHLDHVFQGLEDECMSSPLATSTPADTQEAGLSLHSLQASDHHRMGTPFLTMLSLPQPDSLVCAGKSKASFSCSFTQNLEGYLLDQKEGDKDSFWKREWLHGSKEKNYQDVERRIQPPRGKGLHSLNKIKLGKVSAQETRQDPILLQTLHSWNGENTDLVKQSPCPVPAFSWDSEKNDSWSQLFTEDSQGQRVIAHNSRAPFRDVTNNQNRDLGQLHNSSWAQCQERPIHLNLQPDLLFTQDSEGNQVIRHQV; the protein is encoded by the exons ATGAAGCcaaacaccaaaatgttaacactCTTTCCTGGAGAGAAAAAGGCTAAGATTTCTCTTACTCAAAGAATTCCACCTACAGGCATTCGGCAGACCAGCATTGCTTCCTTCCTCACCCTGCAGCCAG GAAAGACAAATGGTGGTGACCAGAGGAGTGTTTCGTCTCATATAGAAAGTCAGATCAACAAAGAGTCTGAGAAAGATGCAGCCCATCTAGATCATGTGTTCCAGGGCTTGGAGGACGAGTGCATGTCATCCCCATTAGCCACTTCAACCCCTGCAGATACCCAGGAAGCTGGACTTTCTCTTCATTCCCTCCAGGCTTCTGACCACCACAGAATGGGAACTCCATTTTTGACTATGCTGTCTTTGCCCCAGCCTGACAGCTTGGTCTGTGCTGGAAAGAGCAAAGCCTCGTTCTCTTGTTCCTTCACTCAGAACTTGGAAGGTTACTTGCTGGACCAAAAGGAAGGAGATAAAGACTCTTTCTGGAAAAGGGAATGGCTTCATGGATCTAAGGAAAAAAACTATCAGGATGTGGAGAGACGCATTCAACCACCCCGGGGCAAGGGCCTTCACTCCTTGAACAAGATTAAATTGGGAAAGGTGTCTGCCCAAGAAACCAGGCAGGACCCCATCCTCCTTCAAACATTACATTCCTGGAATGGAGAAAACACAGACTTAGTGAAACAAAGCCCTTGTCCTGTCCCTGCGTTTTCCTGGGACAGTGAGAAGAATGACTCCTGGAGTCAGCTTTTCACTGAGGATTCTCAGGGCCAGCGGGTCATTGCCCACAACTCTAGAGCTCCTTTCCGAGATGTAACGAACAATCAGAATCGGGACTTAGGGCAGTTGCACAATAGCTCTTGGGCTCAGTGCCAGGAGAGGCCAATTCATTTAAATCTGCAGCCTGATTTGCTCTTTACCCAGGATTCTGAAGGTAATCAAGTTATCAGGCACCAAGTCTAA
- the LOC122899597 gene encoding aurora kinase A and ninein-interacting protein isoform X1 translates to MRRRGHEEEACGVWLDAAALKRRRVQTHLMKPNTKMLTLFPGEKKAKISLTQRIPPTGIRQTSIASFLTLQPGKTNGGDQRSVSSHIESQINKESEKDAAHLDHVFQGLEDECMSSPLATSTPADTQEAGLSLHSLQASDHHRMGTPFLTMLSLPQPDSLVCAGKSKASFSCSFTQNLEGYLLDQKEGDKDSFWKREWLHGSKEKNYQDVERRIQPPRGKGLHSLNKIKLGKVSAQETRQDPILLQTLHSWNGENTDLVKQSPCPVPAFSWDSEKNDSWSQLFTEDSQGQRVIAHNSRAPFRDVTNNQNRDLGQLHNSSWAQCQERPIHLNLQPDLLFTQDSEGNQVIRHQV, encoded by the exons ATGAGGCGGAGAGGCCATGAGGAGGAGGCCTGCGGTGTGTGGCTGGACGCAGCGGCGCTGAAGCGGCGGAGAGTGCAG ACACATTTAATGAAGCcaaacaccaaaatgttaacactCTTTCCTGGAGAGAAAAAGGCTAAGATTTCTCTTACTCAAAGAATTCCACCTACAGGCATTCGGCAGACCAGCATTGCTTCCTTCCTCACCCTGCAGCCAG GAAAGACAAATGGTGGTGACCAGAGGAGTGTTTCGTCTCATATAGAAAGTCAGATCAACAAAGAGTCTGAGAAAGATGCAGCCCATCTAGATCATGTGTTCCAGGGCTTGGAGGACGAGTGCATGTCATCCCCATTAGCCACTTCAACCCCTGCAGATACCCAGGAAGCTGGACTTTCTCTTCATTCCCTCCAGGCTTCTGACCACCACAGAATGGGAACTCCATTTTTGACTATGCTGTCTTTGCCCCAGCCTGACAGCTTGGTCTGTGCTGGAAAGAGCAAAGCCTCGTTCTCTTGTTCCTTCACTCAGAACTTGGAAGGTTACTTGCTGGACCAAAAGGAAGGAGATAAAGACTCTTTCTGGAAAAGGGAATGGCTTCATGGATCTAAGGAAAAAAACTATCAGGATGTGGAGAGACGCATTCAACCACCCCGGGGCAAGGGCCTTCACTCCTTGAACAAGATTAAATTGGGAAAGGTGTCTGCCCAAGAAACCAGGCAGGACCCCATCCTCCTTCAAACATTACATTCCTGGAATGGAGAAAACACAGACTTAGTGAAACAAAGCCCTTGTCCTGTCCCTGCGTTTTCCTGGGACAGTGAGAAGAATGACTCCTGGAGTCAGCTTTTCACTGAGGATTCTCAGGGCCAGCGGGTCATTGCCCACAACTCTAGAGCTCCTTTCCGAGATGTAACGAACAATCAGAATCGGGACTTAGGGCAGTTGCACAATAGCTCTTGGGCTCAGTGCCAGGAGAGGCCAATTCATTTAAATCTGCAGCCTGATTTGCTCTTTACCCAGGATTCTGAAGGTAATCAAGTTATCAGGCACCAAGTCTAA